In a genomic window of Desulfosporosinus sp. Sb-LF:
- a CDS encoding thioredoxin domain-containing protein produces the protein MERESFEDQEVADILNRYFVCIKVDREERPDVDHLYMAFCQALTGSGGWPLTILMTEEKKPFFCGTYFPKTQRYGRQGLMELLEQVGTLWNTDEAKVRESAERIMSAVHSQRSVPNKSKKVTPLTSPIDDLSLKDGQDLASDAIKKWGTQLIDKAYSTLAHSFDEHYGGFGRAPKFPTPHTLTFLLRYAQDHPEAKALEIVRKTLDGMAQGGIYDHVGFGFARYSTDEKWLVPHFEKMLYDNALLALTYLESHQVGHHPKDAQLAQEIFTYVLRDMTSPEGGFYSAEDADAEGLEGKFHVWTPDEIEAALGKETAERYCAVYDITPEGNFEGKNIPNLLLGSLGKIALDNSLSEYEVLHSLEEARQTLFTIREKRIHPHKDDKILTAWNGLMISALAKGAQVLGNKSYLEAAERAVKFVLTHLLRSDGRLLARYRDGDAAYPGYLDDYAFFIAGLLELYSVIGQPQYLRTALQLQEEQERLFWDEEGGGYYLTGSDAEELLFRPKESYDGALPSGNSITALNLLRLARLTGEERWEKKAEQLLLDFRPVLEEHPSGYTAFLQALQFALHPSQELILAGSLDSAQLPKMRQLFFSTFRPYASVLYQEGSLTEIVPWVQDYPLEPGHTTAYLCQNFTCQRPVQQIGEFETLLTNS, from the coding sequence ATGGAAAGAGAATCTTTTGAGGATCAGGAAGTTGCAGACATTCTGAATCGCTACTTTGTCTGTATAAAAGTTGACCGTGAGGAACGTCCTGATGTTGACCATTTGTACATGGCTTTCTGCCAGGCTCTCACTGGGTCAGGCGGCTGGCCGCTCACTATCCTGATGACGGAGGAGAAAAAACCATTTTTCTGTGGAACTTATTTCCCAAAAACCCAACGTTACGGCCGTCAAGGTCTTATGGAGCTGTTGGAACAAGTGGGAACACTCTGGAACACCGATGAGGCCAAAGTAAGGGAGTCTGCAGAACGGATCATGTCAGCTGTTCATTCTCAAAGGTCCGTCCCCAATAAATCCAAAAAAGTAACGCCCCTTACTTCCCCAATCGACGACCTCTCATTAAAAGACGGCCAGGACTTAGCTTCCGACGCCATTAAAAAGTGGGGAACACAGCTGATCGATAAAGCTTACTCCACTCTAGCCCACAGCTTCGACGAGCATTACGGTGGTTTTGGTCGTGCTCCGAAATTCCCCACACCCCATACCCTAACCTTCCTCCTGCGCTATGCTCAAGACCATCCAGAAGCCAAGGCGCTCGAGATAGTCCGGAAAACACTTGATGGCATGGCTCAAGGCGGGATCTATGATCATGTCGGATTCGGGTTTGCAAGGTACAGCACAGATGAAAAGTGGTTGGTCCCTCACTTCGAAAAAATGCTCTATGATAATGCACTGCTTGCCTTAACTTACTTAGAAAGCCATCAAGTTGGACATCATCCTAAAGATGCACAACTAGCACAAGAAATCTTCACCTATGTCCTTCGAGACATGACCTCCCCTGAAGGCGGTTTCTACTCCGCGGAAGATGCTGACGCTGAGGGCTTGGAAGGAAAATTCCATGTATGGACCCCCGATGAGATAGAAGCCGCACTAGGCAAAGAGACAGCAGAGAGGTACTGTGCGGTTTATGACATTACCCCCGAAGGTAACTTTGAAGGGAAAAATATTCCCAACCTTTTACTTGGCTCTTTAGGGAAAATCGCACTTGACAACTCCCTCTCCGAATATGAGGTTCTACATTCCCTGGAAGAGGCACGCCAAACCTTATTTACCATACGCGAGAAGCGGATCCACCCTCATAAAGACGATAAGATTTTGACAGCCTGGAACGGGCTGATGATCTCTGCTTTGGCGAAAGGTGCACAAGTTCTTGGAAACAAGAGCTATTTAGAAGCTGCAGAAAGAGCAGTGAAGTTTGTTCTCACCCACCTTTTGCGTAGTGATGGACGCCTCTTGGCTCGTTACCGAGACGGGGATGCAGCCTACCCAGGTTACTTGGACGATTATGCCTTTTTTATAGCAGGGCTCCTAGAGCTTTACTCTGTTATTGGTCAGCCACAATACCTCCGAACCGCACTTCAACTTCAAGAGGAACAGGAACGGCTTTTTTGGGATGAAGAAGGTGGAGGGTATTATCTAACCGGGTCAGATGCCGAAGAACTTCTCTTCCGCCCTAAAGAGAGTTACGACGGAGCACTTCCTTCTGGCAATTCGATTACTGCGCTCAACCTTCTTCGATTAGCGCGACTCACAGGTGAAGAACGTTGGGAAAAAAAAGCGGAACAACTACTTCTGGATTTCCGCCCTGTTCTCGAAGAACATCCCTCTGGTTACACAGCGTTTCTTCAAGCCCTACAGTTTGCCCTTCATCCCAGTCAGGAATTGATTCTAGCGGGTTCTCTTGATTCAGCCCAACTGCCCAAAATGCGGCAACTCTTCTTTTCCACATTCCGCCCATATGCTTCTGTTCTTTACCAAGAAGGAAGCCTTACCGAGATTGTCCCTTGGGTCCAAGATTACCCCCTTGAACCCGGTCATACTACAGCTTATCTGTGCCAGAACTTTACCTGTCAACGTCCCGTTCAGCAGATCGGAGAATTCGAGACTCTCTTGACAAACTCCTAA
- a CDS encoding DUF255 domain-containing protein has translation MTTTKTPNRLTKEKSPYLLQHANNPVNWFPWGEEAFETAKAENKPIFLSIGYS, from the coding sequence ATGACGACTACAAAAACACCCAATAGATTAACCAAGGAAAAAAGCCCGTATCTACTCCAACACGCTAACAATCCCGTCAACTGGTTTCCTTGGGGAGAAGAAGCGTTCGAAACTGCAAAGGCAGAGAACAAGCCAATTTTCTTATCTATTGGGTATTCGTAG
- a CDS encoding ABC transporter substrate-binding protein — protein MLLIILSIFLVLTGCSQVQKRSDSSAVPTNLLKADWNEVLTQAKGQTVNMYMWGGSESINRYMDEWIAPRLKKDYGVTLNRVPVNDINDVINKLLAEKQVNKTDGSVDLIWINGENFKNAKEHQLLWGSFDKQLPNFNQYIDANTPDIKDDFGLPTEGYEAPWGKAQFVFIYDSNKIKIPPTSMLQLANWVKQNPGKFTYPAPPDFTGSAFVRHALYETTGGYQQYMKPLDSKTLTPQLTPVWDYLKSIKPFLWREGSTYPESLAKLDQLYANGEVWMTMGYDPARASNEIKKGTFPVSTRTFVLEKGTLANTHYLSIPFNSTHRAGAMVAINFMLSPEAQIAKFDPVNWGEDMSLDLKKMSPEDQKRISGIDRGIATLSVGELASHRLPELPSEYVDFLDTGWLDYVARK, from the coding sequence GTGCTTCTAATCATTTTATCTATTTTTTTAGTCTTGACAGGCTGCTCACAAGTCCAGAAACGAAGTGATTCTTCTGCCGTACCGACAAATCTTCTGAAGGCTGATTGGAACGAGGTTTTAACACAGGCTAAGGGACAGACCGTTAATATGTATATGTGGGGTGGAAGTGAATCCATCAATCGTTACATGGATGAATGGATCGCCCCACGTTTAAAGAAGGATTACGGAGTTACCTTGAACCGTGTACCTGTCAATGATATTAACGATGTGATCAATAAGCTGCTTGCGGAAAAACAGGTCAACAAGACAGATGGCAGCGTTGATCTTATCTGGATCAACGGTGAAAATTTTAAAAATGCTAAAGAACATCAATTACTCTGGGGTTCCTTCGATAAGCAACTTCCTAATTTTAATCAATATATTGATGCTAATACACCAGATATTAAAGATGACTTCGGCTTGCCTACGGAGGGCTATGAAGCGCCATGGGGTAAAGCTCAGTTTGTCTTCATTTATGATTCCAATAAAATAAAGATTCCTCCGACTTCGATGTTACAGCTCGCTAATTGGGTTAAACAAAACCCAGGCAAGTTTACCTATCCTGCGCCTCCTGATTTTACAGGGAGCGCATTTGTACGTCATGCCCTATATGAAACAACAGGCGGCTATCAACAATACATGAAACCACTCGACTCTAAAACCCTCACACCTCAACTGACACCAGTCTGGGATTATCTTAAATCTATAAAGCCCTTTTTATGGAGGGAAGGATCAACTTATCCTGAAAGCTTAGCAAAATTAGATCAGCTTTATGCCAATGGAGAAGTCTGGATGACCATGGGATATGATCCAGCTAGGGCATCTAATGAGATTAAGAAGGGAACCTTCCCGGTGTCAACTCGTACCTTCGTGCTTGAAAAGGGGACCCTTGCTAATACTCATTATCTATCGATACCCTTTAACTCGACCCATCGAGCGGGGGCAATGGTTGCCATTAATTTCATGCTTTCTCCAGAAGCACAAATCGCTAAATTCGATCCCGTTAATTGGGGCGAAGATATGTCGTTGGATCTTAAGAAAATGTCCCCTGAAGACCAAAAACGCATCTCAGGTATCGACCGCGGAATTGCCACTTTGTCTGTCGGAGAATTGGCCAGTCATAGGCTTCCTGAGCTGCCAAGCGAATATGTCGACTTTCTTGACACTGGTTGGTTAGACTATGTGGCAAGAAAGTAA
- a CDS encoding sugar ABC transporter permease has translation MWQESKPYWLVLPAVIVIMILFFGGLIEGVAQSVGYFPAAGQFNFSTNAYHKLLISKDFWLALWLTLRISFLSTLLAGILGLGISLFFLRNERRKSRLRLWLQGLCNLPLVIPHFVGAYIMMLLLMQSGYVSRLCYYLGLIQQPEVFPVLTNDPTGWGVILTYTWKEAPFIALMVYPVLRKVYSDWQEVAKVFGAKPWQFFIEVSMPMLFPAWSSSCFIVFSFTFSAFEVPYLMGITYPKMLPVLSYSLYTNGGWNRMPEAMAINVLLTIITAFLGILAYKLNRRWGTPGRRS, from the coding sequence ATGTGGCAAGAAAGTAAGCCTTATTGGCTTGTTCTACCCGCTGTAATTGTGATTATGATCTTGTTTTTTGGCGGTCTGATTGAGGGAGTGGCCCAAAGTGTCGGATACTTCCCCGCTGCGGGTCAATTTAATTTTTCTACAAACGCTTATCATAAATTATTAATCTCAAAGGATTTTTGGCTGGCGCTTTGGCTCACGTTGCGGATTTCTTTTTTATCCACTCTTCTAGCTGGGATTCTTGGTCTTGGAATCTCTCTTTTCTTTTTGCGAAACGAACGTAGGAAATCAAGGCTTCGTCTCTGGCTCCAAGGCTTGTGCAATTTGCCTTTAGTCATCCCGCATTTTGTCGGTGCCTATATAATGATGCTTCTATTGATGCAAAGTGGATATGTCTCACGGCTATGTTATTATTTAGGTTTGATTCAGCAACCCGAAGTGTTTCCCGTGTTAACGAATGATCCAACGGGCTGGGGGGTTATCTTAACGTATACGTGGAAAGAGGCCCCCTTTATAGCGTTGATGGTCTATCCGGTCCTTAGAAAAGTTTATTCTGATTGGCAGGAAGTAGCTAAGGTCTTTGGAGCAAAACCCTGGCAATTTTTTATCGAAGTATCCATGCCAATGCTTTTTCCAGCTTGGTCTTCAAGTTGCTTTATTGTGTTTTCTTTCACGTTTTCCGCTTTTGAAGTGCCGTATTTAATGGGGATTACCTACCCCAAAATGCTGCCGGTATTATCTTATAGTCTCTATACAAATGGCGGCTGGAACAGGATGCCAGAAGCAATGGCTATCAACGTCCTCTTGACGATCATTACCGCGTTTTTAGGGATACTTGCTTACAAGCTCAACCGAAGGTGGGGAACGCCGGGAAGGAGAAGTTGA
- a CDS encoding ABC transporter permease subunit — protein MMKSLRRTLRILISLLAVLILALPIISLLINSFTYGWRWPDLFPQAFSSRAWSYVLIPSSGTYRSIGLSLEIASAVTIINLLMGMPAAFALARYNFRGKLLVEGIIYAPIIIPAFVSTMGIHMTFLKLGLTESNMGVILAHLAPTLPYMIRALVISFQTLEPSLEDQARSLGAGRWQCYWYIILPHLVPGIVAGASLSVLISLSQYMITFLIGSGQVVTLTLLLFPFINGGDLAIGSAYALLFAGMAGLALYVMGWLLKQYYGKRLHFHL, from the coding sequence ATGATGAAGAGTTTAAGAAGAACTCTGCGTATCCTGATAAGCCTGCTCGCTGTTTTGATCTTGGCACTACCGATTATTTCCTTACTAATAAATAGCTTTACATACGGTTGGCGATGGCCTGATCTATTTCCCCAAGCTTTTTCCTCTAGGGCTTGGAGTTATGTGTTAATACCGAGCTCGGGAACCTATAGGTCCATCGGGCTTAGCTTAGAAATCGCTTCGGCAGTAACAATCATAAATCTTCTAATGGGGATGCCGGCTGCCTTTGCTCTAGCTAGATATAACTTCAGAGGGAAGTTGCTGGTCGAGGGAATCATCTATGCGCCAATCATCATTCCCGCGTTTGTTTCAACCATGGGTATCCATATGACCTTTCTCAAGCTTGGTTTAACGGAGTCTAATATGGGTGTTATTTTAGCCCATTTAGCACCAACGCTTCCCTATATGATCAGAGCTTTAGTGATTAGCTTTCAGACGCTTGAGCCTTCACTAGAGGATCAAGCAAGATCGCTTGGAGCTGGCCGGTGGCAATGCTATTGGTATATTATTTTGCCGCATCTTGTTCCTGGGATTGTTGCGGGGGCCAGCTTAAGTGTCCTTATCTCACTGAGCCAATATATGATCACGTTCTTGATCGGAAGTGGGCAAGTGGTGACTCTAACGCTTCTACTGTTTCCGTTTATCAATGGTGGGGATCTTGCTATTGGCAGTGCTTATGCCCTTCTTTTCGCAGGGATGGCGGGTCTTGCCCTTTACGTCATGGGTTGGCTGCTTAAGCAATATTACGGTAAGCGACTACACTTTCATCTATAA
- a CDS encoding ABC transporter ATP-binding protein, producing MDYLHLKEIEKGYSSSNSENFFELNIPELIIQEGEFFALLGPSGCGKTTLLKVVAGLLKLDRGEVFLRDQSITQVPAEKRGFGMVFQQALLFPHMTVEANVAFGLKMKGVSKAPRLEKARELLKAVGLSGFEGRFPPELSGGQQQRVSLARALVTCPKVLLMDEPFSSLDPELRDEMRNLVKRLQQDYKQTTLFVTHDVNEAYMLADKIGIMKKGRLLQIGKPQELYENPYSPEIALFLGAKNVICGQLSQGVFQSGLFKLKIAGTEEIYKQSGWIVLRSETLQLTNERVRDKFRETNEETMLTGIVSQCLFSQGYYYLTMQIASQAINVCFPANLSSRPRLGETFELTYDPRSIHFIPEH from the coding sequence ATGGATTATCTTCATTTAAAAGAAATAGAAAAGGGTTATTCCTCCTCCAACTCGGAGAATTTCTTCGAGCTGAACATTCCTGAATTAATCATTCAAGAGGGTGAGTTTTTCGCGCTATTAGGTCCTTCGGGCTGCGGTAAGACGACTCTACTTAAAGTGGTTGCTGGCTTGTTAAAGCTAGATAGGGGAGAAGTCTTTCTTAGAGACCAATCTATCACCCAAGTCCCAGCTGAAAAAAGAGGCTTTGGGATGGTTTTTCAACAAGCGTTGCTTTTCCCTCATATGACAGTTGAGGCTAACGTGGCTTTTGGTCTAAAGATGAAAGGTGTCTCTAAAGCGCCACGGCTGGAAAAGGCTCGGGAGTTGCTCAAAGCAGTGGGACTTTCCGGTTTTGAAGGTCGGTTTCCGCCAGAGTTAAGCGGAGGGCAGCAACAGCGTGTATCCTTGGCAAGGGCCCTTGTGACATGTCCAAAAGTGCTATTAATGGATGAACCTTTTAGTTCCCTTGATCCAGAATTACGAGACGAAATGCGGAATTTGGTAAAACGATTACAACAAGACTATAAGCAAACGACACTCTTCGTAACGCATGATGTTAATGAGGCATACATGTTAGCGGATAAGATCGGAATTATGAAGAAGGGTCGTCTTTTACAAATTGGTAAACCCCAGGAACTTTACGAAAACCCTTATAGCCCAGAAATTGCTTTGTTTTTAGGTGCTAAAAATGTCATCTGCGGTCAACTTTCCCAGGGGGTCTTTCAATCGGGCCTTTTTAAGCTGAAGATTGCAGGAACAGAGGAAATCTACAAACAATCAGGTTGGATCGTACTTCGATCAGAGACTTTGCAGCTAACCAATGAAAGGGTTAGAGATAAGTTCAGAGAAACAAATGAAGAAACAATGCTCACGGGCATCGTCAGTCAATGTCTTTTTTCCCAAGGTTATTATTATTTGACAATGCAAATAGCGTCTCAAGCTATAAACGTTTGTTTCCCAGCTAATTTGAGCTCAAGGCCACGTTTAGGTGAAACTTTTGAGTTAACCTATGATCCACGTTCTATACATTTTATTCCCGAACATTAA
- a CDS encoding CDP-alcohol phosphatidyltransferase family protein, whose product MLDTHARKYIQPLIDWTADFLDRFNITANQVTKAAFVMGIFSGVAILFNQPVLAVALLWFSGFLDAVDGSIARKHNAASSWGTLMDITFDRLVELSVILGLAWRYPGVQFLLLLLTAGIIFSMTVFLTVGVLTEKKGIKSFYYQAGLAERTEGFIFLSLMSLLPGWIHVVTGLFMAAVTFTAIQRLWEAKRIL is encoded by the coding sequence ATGCTTGATACACACGCCAGAAAATATATCCAACCGTTGATTGATTGGACAGCAGATTTTCTTGATCGTTTCAATATTACGGCCAATCAGGTGACTAAAGCGGCTTTTGTGATGGGGATCTTTTCAGGAGTCGCCATACTGTTTAATCAACCAGTATTAGCAGTTGCTTTGCTTTGGTTCTCTGGCTTTTTAGATGCAGTCGATGGATCAATTGCCCGAAAACACAACGCTGCTAGCTCTTGGGGAACCTTGATGGACATTACGTTTGATAGACTTGTCGAACTTTCGGTAATCCTTGGGCTAGCTTGGCGCTATCCTGGAGTTCAGTTTTTACTACTTCTCTTAACTGCGGGAATCATTTTTTCGATGACGGTTTTTTTAACCGTGGGTGTCTTGACTGAGAAAAAGGGTATAAAATCATTTTACTACCAGGCGGGACTTGCAGAGCGTACAGAAGGATTTATATTTCTTTCGTTAATGTCGTTATTACCCGGATGGATACACGTGGTTACAGGTCTCTTCATGGCTGCTGTAACATTCACTGCAATACAAAGACTGTGGGAAGCGAAAAGGATATTATAG
- a CDS encoding TVP38/TMEM64 family protein has product MSIDKKKITAVIIVAFLLIFIVLYLLVPSIAEQLNKSFNLLARADINGMRTYLRGFGIWAPIVSMALMVFQSLAAPLPAFVITFANAWIFGWVMGAVYSWTGAMIGASLCYIIAKAFGRPVIEKMVGKKSLETTDSFFKKYGKHSVMIARLLPIVPFDIISYAAGLTTMGFWEFFWATGLGQLPATIVYSWLGENMSPTAKYTLWALCGFIILLVVSLAIKKRFDQRLAGDSNA; this is encoded by the coding sequence TTGTCAATAGATAAGAAAAAAATCACAGCGGTAATCATCGTGGCCTTTTTGTTAATCTTCATTGTATTGTACCTATTAGTACCGTCGATAGCAGAACAACTGAATAAGTCATTTAATCTTCTTGCGCGTGCCGACATCAATGGAATGAGAACTTACTTAAGGGGTTTTGGTATCTGGGCCCCCATTGTTTCTATGGCTCTCATGGTTTTTCAGTCTCTAGCCGCTCCTTTACCAGCATTTGTGATAACCTTCGCGAATGCCTGGATCTTCGGTTGGGTTATGGGAGCTGTATACTCCTGGACTGGAGCAATGATTGGGGCTTCCCTCTGTTACATCATTGCTAAAGCGTTCGGTCGACCTGTTATTGAGAAAATGGTTGGCAAAAAGAGTTTGGAAACAACGGACAGCTTTTTCAAAAAGTATGGCAAGCATTCCGTTATGATTGCCCGATTATTACCCATCGTCCCTTTTGATATTATCTCTTACGCTGCGGGCTTAACGACTATGGGTTTTTGGGAATTTTTCTGGGCCACCGGCCTAGGACAATTGCCTGCGACCATCGTCTATTCCTGGCTTGGAGAGAATATGTCTCCAACTGCCAAATATACCCTCTGGGCTCTTTGTGGTTTTATCATACTCTTGGTTGTCAGTCTAGCCATCAAGAAAAGGTTTGATCAAAGGCTCGCTGGTGATAGTAATGCTTAA
- a CDS encoding lysylphosphatidylglycerol synthase transmembrane domain-containing protein: MLNKNLKLLLRILFSLILIGWFIKAIDWSQIIVMLVGIKLKWLVVAIVWIVLAMVVSTVKWQVITKAQGLKVSFSELWRAYWVGIFFNNFLPSSIGGDALRILWVAKLSGDSPGATSSVVIERILATTGLAVLGLFGCMLVDNPDQRLITLFCFLIILTLALLALIMSGRVPKFILVSQNKVFVFLVGMIRHGLRVKEHPLSIFKAFVWSVIFQICIVGTNHALFQGLSLNMVDVFKSIYVIPATSVASMLPLGINGYGLREGAYVMLLTPFGVPKAGAFSSSVLFAFLVSICSLWGGWIWLFWRKKAAFQIQKEKKCLLKKSALMRGEFNTNEINNKQSS, from the coding sequence ATGCTTAACAAAAATCTAAAGTTGCTGCTTAGAATACTATTCTCCTTGATTCTTATAGGTTGGTTCATCAAGGCTATTGATTGGTCTCAAATTATCGTTATGCTCGTCGGGATAAAACTAAAATGGTTGGTCGTGGCTATAGTGTGGATCGTTTTAGCAATGGTTGTCAGTACCGTTAAGTGGCAAGTCATTACTAAAGCTCAAGGACTTAAAGTAAGTTTTAGCGAGCTGTGGAGAGCCTATTGGGTAGGGATATTTTTTAATAATTTCCTTCCTTCAAGCATTGGAGGAGATGCTCTGCGTATCCTTTGGGTAGCAAAGCTCAGTGGAGACTCACCTGGTGCAACCTCTTCCGTGGTCATTGAGAGGATTTTAGCGACGACAGGATTAGCCGTTTTAGGCCTCTTTGGTTGTATGCTTGTCGACAATCCTGATCAGAGACTAATTACTCTATTTTGCTTTCTCATTATTCTTACCCTTGCCTTATTAGCTTTGATCATGAGCGGGAGAGTTCCAAAATTTATACTGGTAAGCCAAAATAAAGTTTTTGTATTCCTAGTTGGAATGATTAGGCACGGGTTACGAGTTAAAGAACATCCTCTTTCCATCTTCAAAGCGTTTGTATGGTCGGTAATTTTTCAAATCTGCATCGTTGGAACGAATCACGCCTTATTTCAGGGTCTTTCGTTAAACATGGTCGATGTATTTAAGTCAATCTATGTTATACCTGCAACCTCAGTAGCATCAATGTTGCCTTTAGGAATCAATGGTTACGGCCTAAGAGAGGGAGCGTATGTTATGTTATTAACCCCTTTCGGAGTGCCAAAGGCTGGAGCTTTCAGTAGTTCTGTACTATTTGCCTTCTTAGTTAGCATTTGCAGCCTTTGGGGTGGTTGGATATGGTTGTTTTGGCGAAAAAAAGCAGCTTTTCAAATTCAAAAGGAAAAGAAATGTTTACTAAAGAAATCTGCATTAATGAGGGGAGAATTTAATACAAATGAAATTAATAACAAACAGAGTAGCTAA
- a CDS encoding YdjY domain-containing protein, whose amino-acid sequence MSKVLLSAALTVAIAVSLTGCSSNEPAKSSGTTSAPVASSEKAVSQTNPIIIDKVAKTVKVYTEVNGKYFVEPTRHGVVFKDGSNGSKSVLKAWGNQNDFYNALTTIGAKPGNNLKLDSVGVAVEGDPLDVSITWDGAGKELPFGDAILDSTKKNFDFRFGGNQENAKAKNTGCILCLDSCPVGITSNAAHPTKDFDNKIAEFKGNNKVLPADGTPVVVTFKLK is encoded by the coding sequence ATGAGTAAGGTTTTATTATCAGCAGCACTAACAGTGGCAATTGCTGTCTCTCTCACAGGATGTAGTTCAAATGAACCTGCAAAAAGTTCTGGAACAACGTCTGCACCTGTGGCCAGCTCCGAGAAGGCCGTGAGTCAAACTAATCCAATCATTATTGATAAAGTGGCCAAAACTGTAAAAGTTTACACTGAAGTCAACGGAAAATACTTCGTAGAACCCACACGTCACGGTGTCGTTTTCAAAGATGGTTCCAACGGCTCTAAGTCTGTGCTGAAAGCTTGGGGAAATCAAAACGACTTTTATAACGCCTTAACAACCATCGGTGCAAAACCTGGCAACAATTTAAAATTGGATTCCGTGGGAGTGGCTGTCGAAGGCGATCCTCTTGATGTGTCGATCACTTGGGACGGAGCGGGGAAAGAACTTCCGTTTGGAGATGCAATTCTTGATTCCACGAAAAAGAACTTCGATTTCCGGTTTGGCGGTAACCAAGAAAATGCCAAGGCTAAAAACACCGGATGTATTCTATGCTTAGATAGCTGTCCGGTAGGGATTACAAGTAACGCTGCTCATCCAACGAAGGATTTTGATAACAAAATCGCTGAATTTAAAGGAAACAACAAGGTACTTCCAGCAGATGGAACTCCCGTCGTTGTCACATTTAAGCTTAAATAG
- a CDS encoding C-GCAxxG-C-C family protein — translation MQELITLKLRAPEIAKDAMQRGLNCCESVLTAANEVWKLNLSKDMFFAASLFKEGMGSGCTCGALVGIVMASGIIRERYGLKEDQDLAKRLHSGFKQEYKSSCCAVLRKKQSFLARISQKGCIHITEGAVAILVKEWDHLHSQTLEEKSL, via the coding sequence TTGCAAGAATTAATAACACTTAAATTACGAGCACCTGAAATTGCTAAAGATGCCATGCAGCGTGGGCTGAACTGTTGTGAATCCGTTCTAACTGCTGCTAATGAAGTGTGGAAGCTTAATCTAAGCAAAGACATGTTTTTTGCCGCTAGCCTATTTAAAGAGGGGATGGGCAGTGGCTGTACCTGCGGTGCACTTGTTGGCATTGTCATGGCCTCTGGAATTATTCGAGAAAGATATGGCTTGAAAGAGGATCAAGATCTTGCTAAGCGTCTACACTCAGGTTTTAAACAAGAGTACAAGTCTTCCTGTTGTGCTGTACTACGTAAAAAACAATCATTTTTAGCTCGTATCAGCCAAAAAGGTTGCATCCACATAACCGAAGGTGCGGTAGCCATACTGGTTAAAGAGTGGGATCACTTACATTCACAAACTTTAGAAGAAAAATCCTTGTAA